From Anopheles darlingi chromosome 2, idAnoDarlMG_H_01, whole genome shotgun sequence, the proteins below share one genomic window:
- the LOC125947872 gene encoding uncharacterized protein LOC125947872 — MKVFIAIIAALVAVSMAAPAPAEQSTTAGGGAFNMMAKYFGSCLESEEMGTCFAVKGITALNRAARAANIELAPGVTFARDPSVPAERTGKAISENEIINTLPADSEQKTDALFDLAIDSAKRLFSARSIQFKLPEETTDNIARSLEEGRLLKKGKKLKKVLGPLVLAIGGKLFALLPLFLGGVALLAVKALLVSKVAFVLAAILAAQKFLGGGGGSPLNLLSKVAGGGSSGVSGGVAAGGAGGWSSGAASSGWSNAGAASAQYPYARSYDTAQELAYSAQVPAQ; from the exons ATGAAAGTGTTTATCGCAATTATCGCTGCCCTGGTGGCCGTGAGCATGGCCGCCCCGGCTCCAGCAGAACAGAGCaccactgctggtggtggtgcgttcaaCATGATGGCCAAGTACTTTGGCTCCTGTCTGGAGAGTGAGGAGATGGGCACCTGTTTCGCCGTGAAGGGTATTACCGCCCTCAACCGTGCTGCCCGCGCTGCCAACATCGAGCTGGCTCCTGGTGTTACTTTCGCAAG AGACCCCAGCGTACCGGCTGAGCGTACCGGTAAGGCCATCTCGGAGAACGAAATCATCAACACGCTGCCGGCTGACTCGGAGCAGAAGACCGACGCCCTGTTCGACTTGGCCATCGATTCCGCCAAGCGGCTGTTCAGTGCCCGCTCCATCCAGTTCAAGCTGCCCGAGGAAACGACCGACAACATTGCCCGCTCCCTGGAGGAAGGTAGACTGTTGAAGAAAG gcaagaagctgaagaaggtgCTCGGCCCGCTCGTCCTGGCCATCGGTGGTAAGCTGTTCGCTCTGCTGCCCCTGTTCCTTGGTGGTGTCGCTCTGCTCGCCGTAAAGGCGCTGCTCGTGTCGAAGGTTGCGTTCGTGCTCGCGGCCATTCTGGCGGCCCAGAAGttcctcggtggtggcggtggatcgCCCCTGAACCTGCTCTCCAAGGTCGCTGGCGGTGGTTCGTCCGGTGTGAGCGGTGGTGTtgcggccggtggtgccggtggctggTCATCCGGTGCTGCTAGCTCCGGCTGGTCCAATGCTGGTGCGGCTTCCGCTCAGTACCCGTACGCTCGCAGCTACGACACTGCCCAGGAGCTCGCATACAGCGCTCAGGTTCCGGCTCAGTAA